One Calditrichia bacterium DNA window includes the following coding sequences:
- a CDS encoding efflux RND transporter permease subunit gives MKISDLSIKRPVLASVMSLTILLFGIISFTRLPVREYPDIDPPIISVVTFYRGASPSVVETEITNILEEQFATLEGVKTLTSSSQEQGSVITIEFELNRDVDEAANDVRDRVSRIRGQLPREVDDPVISKVDANAQAIVWLALSSDRHSGLELSDIADRVLKERIQRLPGVGSVIIGGERRYAMRIWLNPLRMAAFNLTTQDVEAAIRRENAEIPGGRVEGAEREFAVRTRGELNTPEEFANIIVSQNEGDRVRLGDVADVQVGAEDERSLARFNGRPAVGLGIVKQSKASTVDVADVVRATLDELRASMPEGIQLDVAFDSSIFIKDSINEVAETILIAMVLVILVVLAFLKSFRATLIPTVAIPISIIGAFVSAFFFGFTINILTLLALVLAIGLVVDDAIVVLENIYRHMEMGKDRWQAALDGTREIGFAVLATTISLVAVFVPVAFLTGSVGRLFNEFGLMLAVAILISGFVALTLSPMLASKFLKPLHGTGEGWASRSFDAFFDKLNHIYERILKWSLAHPAVLVFAAVLLVAVSAVLFKMMPSELVPTEDRGIAFGIVIAPEGSTLDYTDRYMRQVESRLLPLPERKGVFTALGLGFGGPGRVTNGFLFVGLKPRDERQRSQQEIVQSLFPQLLSIPGVLAFVINPPSLGGRFSSSPVEYVLQADNYEQLNQAVQTMMGKASELGYLVNLDSDLRLNKPQLDITIDRERAAGLGVSVTDIGLTLETFLGGRVVTNFKRGAKQYDVIVQMKPSDRSRPDAIDDIYIRSSDGLVQLANVVKIRETVSPKELNHYNRVRSATISANLVPGVSLGDALDDLDEIAANALPAGINREYAGQSLEFKSSSGTLYFMFMLAIVFIYLVLAAQFESFVHPFTILLSVPLAVFGALLSLFVFGETLNIYSQIGLIMLVGLVTKNSILIVEFSNQLRERGLAVGAAVLEAATIRLRPILMTSFATIFGVLPIAIGLGAGGEARRPLGIAVVGGLLFSTFLTLVIVPVVYKLLSKFTDVKPDHQLRSAETLPQTGEALSTEKTG, from the coding sequence ATGAAAATCAGTGATTTATCTATAAAGCGCCCGGTGTTGGCATCGGTAATGAGCCTGACAATTTTATTGTTCGGGATCATCTCGTTTACCCGTCTGCCGGTGCGCGAATACCCGGATATCGATCCACCGATCATTTCTGTGGTAACATTTTATCGCGGCGCAAGCCCGAGCGTTGTGGAAACGGAAATCACCAATATTTTGGAGGAGCAGTTCGCAACGCTGGAAGGGGTGAAAACCCTCACGTCGTCCAGTCAGGAACAGGGCTCGGTGATTACCATCGAATTTGAGCTCAATCGCGATGTTGATGAAGCGGCAAACGATGTTCGCGATCGTGTGTCGCGAATTCGCGGACAGCTTCCCCGGGAAGTGGACGATCCGGTTATTTCCAAAGTGGACGCTAATGCGCAGGCGATTGTCTGGCTGGCGCTTTCGAGCGATCGCCACAGCGGACTGGAGTTGAGCGACATTGCCGATCGGGTGCTAAAGGAACGGATCCAGCGATTGCCGGGCGTCGGGTCGGTGATCATCGGCGGTGAGCGGCGATATGCCATGCGCATTTGGCTGAATCCGTTGCGGATGGCGGCGTTCAACCTGACCACGCAGGATGTCGAAGCTGCCATCCGGCGGGAAAATGCCGAAATTCCCGGTGGCCGGGTGGAAGGCGCCGAGCGCGAATTTGCGGTGAGAACCCGTGGCGAACTGAACACACCGGAAGAATTTGCCAATATCATCGTTTCGCAAAATGAGGGTGATCGCGTGCGATTGGGCGATGTTGCCGATGTGCAGGTCGGCGCAGAAGATGAACGCAGTCTGGCGCGTTTCAACGGTCGCCCGGCGGTCGGATTGGGCATTGTTAAACAATCCAAAGCCAGCACTGTAGATGTTGCCGATGTTGTCCGCGCAACGCTCGATGAATTACGCGCCAGCATGCCGGAAGGCATTCAACTGGATGTGGCGTTCGATTCTTCAATTTTTATCAAAGATTCGATCAACGAAGTGGCGGAAACCATTCTCATCGCGATGGTGCTGGTGATTTTGGTGGTGCTGGCGTTTCTGAAAAGCTTTCGCGCAACGCTGATTCCTACCGTCGCCATTCCCATTTCGATCATCGGGGCGTTTGTTTCCGCGTTTTTCTTTGGCTTTACCATCAATATTTTGACGCTGCTGGCGCTGGTTTTAGCCATCGGTTTGGTGGTGGACGATGCCATTGTGGTGTTGGAAAATATTTATCGCCACATGGAAATGGGCAAAGATCGCTGGCAGGCCGCGCTCGACGGCACCCGGGAAATCGGGTTCGCTGTGCTCGCCACAACTATTTCGTTAGTTGCGGTTTTTGTGCCGGTTGCTTTTCTCACCGGATCGGTGGGGCGTCTGTTCAACGAATTTGGGCTGATGCTGGCCGTAGCAATTTTGATTTCCGGATTTGTTGCATTAACCCTTTCGCCAATGCTGGCATCAAAATTTTTGAAACCGCTGCACGGCACCGGAGAAGGCTGGGCCAGCCGCTCATTCGATGCTTTTTTTGATAAATTGAATCACATTTATGAACGTATTCTGAAATGGTCGCTGGCGCACCCGGCGGTGTTGGTGTTTGCCGCGGTGCTTTTGGTGGCGGTTAGCGCTGTCTTGTTCAAAATGATGCCGAGCGAACTGGTGCCGACCGAAGATCGCGGTATTGCTTTCGGTATCGTTATCGCGCCGGAAGGCTCCACTTTGGATTACACCGACCGGTATATGCGGCAGGTGGAATCGCGGTTGCTGCCTCTGCCGGAACGTAAAGGTGTTTTTACTGCATTGGGATTGGGTTTTGGCGGTCCGGGACGCGTCACAAACGGCTTCCTCTTTGTGGGGCTCAAACCGCGCGATGAACGCCAACGCAGTCAGCAGGAAATTGTGCAATCGTTGTTTCCGCAATTGCTGTCCATTCCCGGTGTGCTGGCATTTGTGATTAATCCGCCGAGTTTGGGCGGGCGTTTTTCTTCGAGCCCTGTGGAATATGTGCTTCAGGCAGATAATTACGAACAGTTGAACCAGGCTGTGCAAACCATGATGGGAAAAGCATCGGAGCTTGGTTATCTGGTCAATCTGGATTCCGATTTGCGGCTGAACAAACCGCAACTGGATATCACGATTGACCGGGAGCGTGCCGCCGGTTTGGGCGTTTCAGTGACGGATATCGGCCTGACGCTGGAAACATTTCTCGGCGGACGAGTGGTGACCAATTTCAAACGCGGCGCCAAACAATATGACGTTATCGTGCAGATGAAACCGTCGGATCGGTCGCGCCCGGATGCGATCGACGATATTTACATCCGCAGTTCGGATGGTTTGGTGCAGCTGGCTAATGTTGTGAAAATTCGCGAAACCGTATCGCCGAAGGAGTTGAACCATTACAACCGGGTGCGGTCCGCAACCATCAGCGCCAATCTTGTTCCTGGCGTAAGCCTTGGAGATGCGTTGGATGATCTCGATGAAATTGCCGCCAATGCGCTGCCGGCCGGCATCAATCGCGAATATGCTGGGCAATCGCTGGAATTCAAATCATCCAGCGGAACGCTTTATTTTATGTTTATGCTGGCAATTGTGTTTATTTATTTGGTGCTGGCTGCCCAGTTCGAAAGCTTTGTGCACCCGTTCACCATCCTGCTTTCTGTGCCGCTGGCGGTGTTCGGTGCGTTGCTTTCGCTGTTCGTTTTTGGAGAAACGCTGAATATTTATTCGCAGATCGGGCTGATCATGCTCGTCGGTTTGGTGACCAAAAACTCAATATTGATTGTGGAGTTTTCCAACCAGCTCCGCGAACGCGGATTAGCCGTTGGCGCCGCAGTATTGGAGGCTGCAACCATTCGGCTCCGCCCGATTTTGATGACATCTTTTGCAACTATTTTTGGGGTTTTGCCGATTGCGATTGGCTTGGGCGCCGGTGGCGAAGCGCGGCGTCCGTTGGGTATTGCTGTGGTCGGCGGGCTGTTGTTTTCCACTTTTCTGACGTTGGTGATTGTACCCGTCGTTTACAAACTGCTCTCAAAATTCACAGATGTGAAACCGGATCATCAATTACGTTCCGCAGAAACGCTGCCGCAAACCGGGGAAGCGTTGTCTACTGAAAAAACCGGTTAA
- a CDS encoding acyl-CoA synthetase, producing the protein MTAANPQSGAFVLRSLDDIIQLEQTPLTARDLPESTYELVRRGAAINPEKFAIRYLLRGTHFRRSHDITYRELMQQITRAANMFAAIGVAKTDVISVMLPNMPQTYSLMIGAETAGIVNPVNPLLEPQVIAEIMNACESKVLVTLAAFPKTDIWQKVAHIAEKVPTLETVLTVNLGQYLPQPLQFLVNLASKNIARKTAKPRQPVLDADKLMSQQSGDSLAFSRKIDPQDIASYFHTGGTTGIPKLAPRTHFNEVANAWAEVLLLENAAEKTVFCGLPLFHNGGFNAGTLGPLSAGVTLVVGSPAGYRGPGIVKNFWKIAEHYRLNSFIGVPAVFAALLNVPVGNANIRSLEYALCGAAMLPTELFHRFETHCNLRIVEGYGLTEATSLCTANMPYGERKIGSIGLRFAYQEIKVAQLDEKKQFLRECAADENGTIIVRGPNIFPGYKLAVHNTDIWVDTGDGNGNWLNTGDLGHVDPEGFFFITGRQKEVIIRGGHNIDAKLIEEPLSEHPAVAMAAAIGRPDPIVGEVPVAYVQLSPGKTITETALLDFVKQRIGERAAIPKKIHIIDPMPLTAVGKIFKPALVHREIRDVFTAEIRTIEGVNSVDVIVSSDMVHGTVAKIKVFPENGCAPDSLKLEIARKLGNYAIHFELEILELKYI; encoded by the coding sequence ATGACAGCAGCTAATCCGCAATCCGGTGCGTTTGTTTTGCGATCGCTGGATGATATTATTCAACTGGAGCAAACGCCGCTTACGGCGCGGGATTTGCCGGAAAGCACCTACGAACTGGTTCGGCGCGGTGCGGCAATCAATCCGGAAAAATTTGCCATTCGTTATTTGTTGCGCGGCACTCATTTCCGGCGATCGCACGATATCACCTATCGCGAATTGATGCAGCAAATTACCCGCGCGGCCAACATGTTTGCCGCGATTGGCGTTGCCAAAACCGATGTGATTTCGGTGATGTTGCCAAATATGCCGCAAACCTATAGCCTGATGATCGGTGCGGAAACGGCGGGCATTGTGAATCCGGTAAATCCGCTGCTGGAACCACAGGTAATTGCGGAAATTATGAACGCCTGCGAATCGAAAGTGCTGGTCACGCTCGCTGCGTTTCCCAAAACGGATATTTGGCAAAAAGTGGCGCACATCGCCGAAAAAGTGCCCACGCTGGAAACGGTTTTAACAGTGAATCTCGGGCAGTATTTGCCGCAGCCGTTGCAATTTTTGGTAAATCTGGCAAGCAAAAACATCGCCCGGAAAACCGCAAAACCCCGCCAGCCGGTGTTGGATGCCGATAAATTGATGTCGCAGCAATCCGGTGATTCCCTCGCTTTTTCCCGGAAAATTGATCCGCAGGATATTGCATCTTATTTTCACACGGGTGGCACAACCGGTATACCGAAGCTTGCGCCCCGCACCCATTTTAACGAAGTGGCCAACGCCTGGGCGGAAGTGCTGCTGCTGGAAAATGCCGCCGAAAAAACGGTGTTTTGCGGATTACCGCTGTTTCACAACGGCGGATTTAACGCCGGCACGTTGGGACCACTCAGCGCGGGTGTAACGCTGGTTGTCGGTTCGCCGGCGGGCTATCGCGGACCGGGAATTGTCAAAAATTTTTGGAAAATTGCAGAGCACTACCGGCTGAACAGCTTTATCGGCGTGCCGGCAGTTTTTGCCGCATTGTTGAATGTGCCGGTCGGCAACGCCAATATCCGTTCGCTGGAATACGCCCTTTGCGGTGCGGCAATGTTGCCGACGGAATTGTTTCATCGATTTGAGACGCACTGTAATTTACGCATTGTTGAAGGATACGGGTTGACAGAAGCAACCTCGCTCTGCACCGCAAACATGCCGTACGGCGAGCGAAAAATCGGTTCCATCGGGTTGCGCTTTGCCTATCAGGAAATAAAAGTGGCGCAGCTCGACGAAAAAAAACAATTTCTGCGCGAATGCGCTGCGGATGAAAACGGCACCATTATTGTGCGCGGTCCGAATATTTTTCCGGGATACAAACTGGCGGTGCACAACACCGATATTTGGGTGGACACCGGCGACGGAAACGGCAATTGGCTGAACACCGGCGATTTGGGGCATGTGGACCCGGAGGGTTTCTTTTTTATCACCGGACGGCAAAAAGAAGTGATCATTCGCGGTGGACACAATATCGATGCAAAGCTGATTGAGGAACCGTTATCCGAACATCCGGCAGTGGCGATGGCAGCGGCAATCGGGCGCCCCGATCCGATCGTCGGCGAAGTGCCCGTTGCGTATGTGCAACTGTCGCCGGGCAAAACCATCACAGAAACTGCGCTGCTCGATTTCGTGAAACAGCGTATCGGCGAACGCGCAGCAATCCCCAAAAAAATTCACATCATCGATCCGATGCCGTTAACGGCGGTGGGAAAAATATTCAAACCGGCGCTGGTTCACCGGGAAATCCGCGATGTGTTTACCGCTGAAATCCGGACGATTGAAGGTGTGAATTCCGTTGATGTTATCGTTAGTTCCGACATGGTTCACGGAACGGTTGCTAAAATAAAAGTGTTTCCTGAAAATGGTTGCGCACCTGACAGCCTGAAACTGGAAATTGCCCGGAAGCTCGGCAATTATGCGATTCACTTTGAATTAGAAATATTAGAATTGAAATATATATAA
- a CDS encoding methyl-accepting chemotaxis protein has product MGKIKEQQEYQSNSVSQILDEMNKFADGDLTVHLPVNRNDDIGNLFDGFNKAVGNISKMIRQVVEIAQSVSAATYQIRGSADELATATQEQSSQSSDVAAAVEEMARTIVENARVATQTANTANESGKYAKDGGVVVEKTVSKIKEIAFVVKESVKTVQQLGDSSTKIGEIVSVIDDIADQTNLLALNAAIEAARAGDQGRGFAVVADEVRRLAERTSEATRKIADMIQTVQRETEETVQAMKRGDKEVSEGMELADRAGEALNTIVTKSDEVVSLINQMAAATEEQSTTSEEISRNVDAISAVSAESAVGVTQIARTTENLNQLTGKLNEMIQRFKLGNDTGFSENEFHNHVHDDEFVG; this is encoded by the coding sequence TTGGGTAAAATCAAAGAACAGCAGGAATATCAATCAAATAGCGTCAGCCAGATTCTTGATGAAATGAACAAGTTTGCAGACGGCGATTTAACGGTTCATCTGCCTGTGAATAGGAATGACGATATTGGCAATTTGTTCGACGGATTCAATAAAGCGGTGGGCAACATCAGCAAAATGATTCGTCAGGTTGTGGAAATCGCGCAGTCCGTTTCTGCTGCAACTTACCAGATTCGCGGATCGGCGGATGAACTGGCAACCGCAACGCAAGAACAATCCAGCCAGTCCAGCGATGTTGCCGCAGCCGTGGAAGAAATGGCGCGAACCATCGTTGAGAATGCCCGCGTTGCCACACAAACCGCCAACACCGCCAACGAAAGCGGGAAATATGCCAAAGATGGCGGAGTGGTTGTGGAGAAAACGGTCAGCAAAATTAAGGAAATCGCCTTTGTCGTGAAAGAATCAGTGAAAACCGTGCAGCAACTCGGCGATTCGAGCACAAAAATCGGCGAAATTGTGTCGGTGATCGACGATATTGCTGATCAAACCAACTTGCTGGCACTGAACGCAGCGATCGAAGCTGCGCGCGCCGGAGATCAGGGACGGGGTTTTGCGGTAGTTGCGGATGAAGTTCGCCGATTGGCGGAGCGCACCTCCGAAGCGACTAGAAAAATTGCCGATATGATCCAGACTGTCCAACGTGAAACCGAGGAAACCGTGCAGGCGATGAAACGCGGTGACAAAGAAGTTAGCGAAGGAATGGAACTGGCGGATCGCGCCGGGGAAGCGCTCAACACAATTGTCACAAAATCAGATGAAGTTGTTTCGCTGATTAACCAAATGGCGGCAGCGACAGAAGAACAATCCACCACCAGCGAAGAAATTTCCCGCAATGTGGATGCAATTTCGGCAGTCTCCGCAGAATCAGCAGTTGGTGTTACCCAAATTGCCAGAACCACGGAAAACCTCAACCAGCTCACCGGAAAATTGAACGAGATGATTCAACGCTTCAAACTGGGAAATGACACCGGTTTTAGCGAAAACGAATTTCACAACCATGTTCATGATGATGAATTTGTCGGATAG
- a CDS encoding response regulator — protein MPLPSVLIVDDSETDRYIMKRLLTKANITDVIFEAENGYKAIRFLENFSENAEQYPECFPPQLVFLDINMHLMNGFEFLADFANMREENPELQSLVLMIFTSSNAESELSRISQFPFVKCAIKKMPDSANDLKKVVKKFFPALDD, from the coding sequence ATGCCACTTCCTTCGGTTTTAATTGTGGACGATTCCGAAACAGATCGTTACATCATGAAACGCCTGTTGACCAAAGCCAACATCACCGATGTTATTTTCGAAGCGGAGAACGGCTACAAAGCCATCCGGTTTCTGGAAAATTTTTCCGAAAACGCCGAACAATACCCGGAATGTTTTCCCCCGCAACTGGTTTTTCTGGATATCAACATGCACCTGATGAACGGGTTTGAATTTCTGGCGGATTTTGCCAATATGCGGGAAGAAAATCCGGAGCTTCAGTCGCTCGTTTTGATGATTTTTACATCGTCAAATGCGGAAAGTGAACTGAGCCGTATTTCGCAATTCCCTTTTGTAAAATGTGCGATAAAAAAAATGCCCGATTCCGCAAACGATCTAAAAAAAGTGGTCAAAAAATTTTTTCCGGCATTGGATGACTGA
- a CDS encoding HAMP domain-containing protein — MLKHISLKVKLLISFLIVACVVLTVGWVGYTSINKMTEKTTTIVETVPLIDAAMEMKFALARGTQVVMEMVTSTSTVELNNALSDYKAMRDLFDKFAEAIVNGAETSEGLIVATTDERLREIVKQADDLHNKEFNSRALRIHELMLDVLSIQDQQKQLVVGSDVFVKNRQKIEGLTKVINNLDFEADQSAETVLEILGEIEVRSRANIAAAVKASDDVAEVSQSTAVTGIVVGFTLALVIGFFLNYTISHPITRITNAAKAIANGDLNQELDVTSSDEIGVLANAMNEMINTIKQQIGYLENIPTPVMVIDKKYNVQYINKAASKFVNKSKEQCTNAKCYDLFKTKHCNTDECRLKQAMENNDVRMGETVSCANNGETPIMYTGAPVRDKHNEIVGAIEIVADITENCWVKSKNSRNINQIASARFLMK; from the coding sequence ATGTTAAAACATATTTCGCTTAAAGTTAAACTTCTTATCTCTTTTTTAATTGTCGCATGTGTTGTATTAACAGTCGGTTGGGTGGGTTACACCAGTATTAATAAAATGACGGAAAAAACCACAACCATTGTTGAAACCGTGCCGTTAATCGATGCGGCAATGGAGATGAAATTTGCCCTCGCCCGGGGCACGCAAGTTGTAATGGAGATGGTTACATCCACCTCCACGGTGGAGCTGAACAATGCGCTGAGTGATTACAAAGCGATGCGGGACCTGTTTGATAAGTTCGCAGAAGCGATTGTTAATGGCGCAGAAACATCGGAAGGGTTAATCGTTGCCACTACCGATGAACGGTTACGCGAGATCGTAAAGCAGGCGGATGACCTTCACAACAAAGAATTTAACAGCCGGGCGCTCCGGATTCACGAATTGATGCTGGATGTATTGAGCATTCAAGATCAACAAAAACAGTTGGTTGTGGGATCTGATGTGTTCGTGAAAAATCGCCAAAAGATTGAGGGATTGACCAAGGTTATCAATAATCTCGATTTTGAGGCAGATCAGTCTGCCGAAACGGTTTTGGAGATTCTTGGTGAAATAGAAGTCCGTTCCCGCGCAAATATTGCTGCGGCGGTAAAAGCATCAGATGATGTTGCAGAGGTTTCCCAATCGACAGCGGTTACAGGAATTGTGGTCGGGTTTACGCTGGCGCTGGTTATCGGATTTTTCCTGAATTATACGATCTCGCACCCGATCACCCGGATTACCAACGCCGCAAAAGCAATCGCCAACGGCGATCTGAACCAAGAACTGGATGTCACTTCGAGCGATGAAATCGGTGTGCTGGCCAATGCGATGAATGAAATGATCAACACTATCAAACAACAGATCGGTTATCTGGAAAATATTCCCACACCGGTGATGGTGATCGATAAAAAATATAATGTTCAATACATTAATAAAGCCGCCAGCAAATTTGTGAACAAATCGAAAGAACAATGCACAAATGCGAAATGTTACGATTTGTTTAAAACCAAACATTGCAATACAGACGAATGTCGGCTGAAACAGGCGATGGAAAACAATGATGTTCGTATGGGTGAAACGGTATCTTGTGCCAATAATGGCGAAACGCCTATTATGTATACCGGCGCACCGGTCAGGGATAAACACAATGAAATTGTCGGTGCAATAGAAATTGTTGCAGACATTACGGAAAACTGTTGGGTAAAATCAAAGAACAGCAGGAATATCAATCAAATAGCGTCAGCCAGATTCTTGATGAAATGA
- a CDS encoding CHASE domain-containing protein, protein MIKHFRLLFFIFLTAIVLSGTYMWFNFKEKHQVEIDYVVDEILITIANRLKGNEDYIQLLAQMRNRDELTLANFERFAKPYLDKHPELINITWIDEDFYIRSVVPMEGNEQIIGLHLDLPEPARASQQAKETQEPVYTKPFEAIQGNCSFEIWVPVFRGDQFLGLFAGVYSCQKLLESPILPGVYAQYGFQIVDDNNAILAKRENMNARFSGVTHKREFSLGNSMHLSVQDYSREQWDFNLLTLLLATLISGSLTLWSIVKLQNEVKNRIVVQKNLERANSELLLFAYHTSHDLRSPLASIRGLANFIREDVAAGDTDEVKINASKISGLAKKLENLIDDITQITRVQHENLETEQLDFDEILNQIREKWTGLMTENQVHFSATVDLSTPFEGERARFSIMLDNLISNSIKYCDLAKAHRFIKVHITNDTDTLFIDIVDNGLGIPAEFQSKVFEMFKRFHPQIAFGSGLGLYLVNKHIQKMNGNIRLESSGDGTVIYITIPKNYWR, encoded by the coding sequence ATGATCAAGCACTTTCGATTACTCTTTTTCATTTTTTTGACCGCGATAGTGTTATCCGGCACTTATATGTGGTTCAATTTTAAAGAAAAACATCAGGTTGAAATTGATTATGTTGTCGACGAAATTTTGATCACCATTGCCAACCGGCTCAAAGGAAATGAAGATTACATCCAGTTGTTGGCGCAAATGCGCAATCGGGACGAGCTAACCCTCGCAAATTTTGAACGGTTTGCCAAACCCTATCTGGATAAACATCCGGAGTTGATAAACATCACCTGGATTGATGAAGATTTTTACATTCGGTCGGTTGTCCCAATGGAAGGAAATGAGCAAATTATCGGTCTGCATCTGGATTTGCCGGAACCGGCACGGGCATCCCAACAGGCCAAAGAAACGCAGGAACCCGTTTACACCAAACCTTTTGAGGCGATTCAGGGCAATTGCTCTTTCGAAATTTGGGTGCCGGTTTTTCGCGGCGATCAATTTTTGGGGTTATTTGCCGGAGTGTATTCCTGCCAAAAGCTATTGGAAAGTCCAATATTACCAGGCGTTTACGCGCAGTACGGTTTTCAAATTGTTGACGACAATAACGCCATTCTCGCGAAGCGCGAAAATATGAACGCCAGATTCAGCGGCGTTACCCACAAACGGGAATTCTCGCTCGGAAACAGTATGCATTTATCCGTCCAGGATTATTCGCGTGAGCAATGGGACTTCAATTTGCTAACGCTGCTGTTAGCCACACTGATCTCCGGATCGCTGACACTATGGAGCATCGTTAAATTGCAAAACGAAGTGAAGAACAGAATTGTGGTGCAGAAAAATCTGGAGCGGGCCAACAGCGAATTGCTGCTGTTTGCTTACCACACATCGCACGACCTCCGCTCACCGCTGGCATCCATCCGGGGATTGGCAAATTTTATCCGGGAAGATGTGGCAGCCGGCGATACCGACGAAGTAAAAATAAACGCCTCCAAAATTTCCGGGCTGGCGAAGAAACTGGAAAACCTCATCGACGACATCACCCAAATTACCCGCGTGCAGCACGAAAATCTGGAAACGGAACAATTGGATTTTGATGAAATACTAAACCAGATCCGCGAAAAATGGACTGGGTTGATGACCGAAAACCAGGTTCATTTTTCCGCCACTGTCGATCTTTCAACACCATTTGAGGGAGAAAGAGCCCGATTCAGCATCATGTTGGACAATCTCATTTCCAACAGCATCAAATATTGTGATCTGGCAAAAGCGCATCGGTTTATCAAAGTGCACATCACAAACGACACAGATACGTTGTTTATCGATATCGTGGATAACGGCTTAGGTATTCCCGCAGAATTTCAGAGCAAAGTATTCGAGATGTTCAAACGCTTTCATCCCCAAATTGCATTTGGCAGCGGTTTAGGGTTGTATCTTGTTAATAAACACATCCAGAAAATGAACGGAAATATCCGGCTCGAAAGCTCCGGGGATGGCACCGTAATTTATATAACGATTCCGAAAAATTACTGGAGATGA